The stretch of DNA TCATCCCGATCTAACTCAGGTGCTAAGCCTACAGTAGCAAATAAACCGATTAGCTTGTCTGTACTCCCTGCCATTTCCAATTGTTCACGATTATTAACAATTTCATATCCTTTAGCTTTTGCGATTTTTAATAAAGGTTCAGTAAAATATTTTCTACCGCCGCCGAGTAATACGTCTACATCATTTTTTATAAATTGTGGTGCGATATCCATTTCATTGGCACGAGAGGCAACATGTGAAGCAAACACGGCAGGCGTGGCATGAGTGAGGGATGCAGTCACAACTAATCCAGTAGCTTTTCCTGCCATTTCAGCTGCTTCCAAAATCGTTTTCAACTCTTTTCCATCAGGTGAAGTGCTTATCATCCCGTTATTTGTTTTTTCGCCTGTTGCCATCGCAGTCCCAGCTGCTGCTGAATCAGTTACCTCTGAACTAGCCGAATATGTTTTAATCATCCCGACTAACATGGAATCCATAAGCGATTCTCTCCCTTTATACCAACGATAGTTTGTTACATAAGAAGAGGAAAAGCCATCAGGAATCATAAATATGATATTTTTTACCTTTCCAATACTAGAATTTCTTATTTCCGCTTCTGCAGTTGAAAGAGCCCCAACTAAACCACCAATAACAAATAAAGATACGACAGCAATAGGTAAAACTTTCTTTTTAAGCCCCTTTTTAAACAATCTTTTTCCTCCTACTTAATAAATAGTCAAACCCAATTTAATTTTTGTAATTTACCATGGTATTAAGGTGAAGTAAAAGTGATGTAAATAATTTCAAAAGGTTTGTGTTTTTATTCTAGATGATTAAGGAGATTTTTATGTAGAGTTTGAACAATTTTTTATAGAGTGACTAATTTTTACCCAGTTTTGAAAGTAGATTTCCAAGTTGGTGATTTCTTTCGATTGGAATAAGCTTAAGCGTTGTATAACTGAAATATACGATAAAAGAAATATCAATGATTAAGGAAAACCATATTAGAACATGCATAGATGGCTCGCTCTATTGTTTACACTCATTTATATTCTTGTGTGCCTGTCTCCATCTGTTGGCTTTTTGCTAGAGACTGCTCAGTGTTCTTTTCACTATCACCGATATTTAGTCCAATTACACCTAATATGATTAATAGGATCGAAACCGTTTTAATAAGATTCATCGACTCTTGAAAAACGTAATACCCGATTATGGCGATAGCAGCCGTACCGATTCCTGACCAAATAGCATATGCGACACTGACAGGTACTTGTTTTAATGAAAAATTTAAGCAAGTAAAGGCTAATAAATAAAAAACAACCATTAACACTGACGGCCAAAACTTTGAAAAACCATTAGATAATTTCATTGATACAGTACCAGCTACCTCAAGCAGAATCGCTAGCATTAAAAAAACCCATGCCATCTCATATCACTTCCTCTATAAATGTTTATTTTCCTTTAGGAGGGTACCTTTCCCCATTTTTCTTGAAGCTGATTTTAAATTTTAATTGGGACCAAAAAAGTATATGAAAATACGCAGTTTTTTGTCAAATTTACCCTACAAAAAAATATTTACTTTCTCAAAACACGGGAGTATTATATACAACAGTTTCATATTTCTAAATCGCTGAAACCAAATGGTGCGGGGGAACCGTTCTTGTGGATAGGTACTAATCCAAGGGGTGAATCCTAATAAGGTAGGGCTACTCAAGGCCCGAATCCGACAGCTAACCTCGTAAGCGTTGATGAGAAGGAAGGTGGAGCTTGTACGGTCAAAATCTTTGATGCCTACAGGTCTATTTATTGATGACTTGTAGGCTTTTTTCATTGGTTAATTTAGGTAATAGTGGGACGAAATGGCCAAGAGGAAAAGTAAGCACTAGGATTTTTTACAAATGTTTAACGAATTAAAGGGGAATTATAATAAAAAACAATTTGGTGGTGCTTTTGAGTGGTATCAGAATTGAAAAAAGTCATAATTGGAAAACCTTTAAAATCACATGAATTAGGGGAACAGAAACTTATAAAAACAAAAGCATTGGCGATTCTTTCGTCTGACGCTTTGTCCTCTGTTGCATATGGACCCGAGCAAATATTAATTGTTCTCGCAACAATAGGTGCAGCAGCGTATTGGTATTCAATTCCGATCGCCATAGGAGTATTGGTACTATTAACAGCACTTATTCTTTCTTACCGACAAATCATTTTTGCTTATCCAAAGGGTGGTGGAGCGTATGTGGTATCAAAGAATAATCTGGGGATTAATGCAGGTTTAATAGCTGGTGGTTCCCTGTTAGTCGACTATATATTAACCGTAGCGGTTAGTGTGTCAGCAGGTACGGATGCGATTACATCTGCCTTTCCTGCATTACATTCTTATAATGTGGCTATCGCTATATTCTTTGTTTTATTTATTACAGTATTGAATTTGAGGGGTGTTACGGAGTCTGCTTCTATACTAGCCTATCCTGTGTATTTATTTGTTTTAGCGATATTTATTTTAATTGGGGTAGGTATTTATAAAATTGTTATAGGTGGAGTGTCGCCTGATTTGCATACACCGATCGGTACACCAGTTGCAGGAATTAGTTTATTTATTCTCCTTAGAGCCTTTGCATCAGGAAGCTCTGCTCTAACGGGGGTTGAAGCGATTTCAAATGCAATACCGAATTTTAAAGACCCAGCTCCTAATAATGCGGCTAAAACACTGCTGCTGATGGGTGTACTTCTTGCTTTGCTTTTTAGTGGAATTATTTATTTAGCTTATTATTACGGGATTTCTCCTAGTGAAAAAGTTACGGTTGTCTCACAAATTGCTGAATCAATCTTTGGACGAAACTTTATGTATTTTTTTATCCAGGGAACAACAGCATTAATATTGATTCTGGCTGCAAACACTGGTTACTCTGCCTTCCCGCTGCTGGCGGTTAATTTAGCTAAAGATAAGTTTATTCCAAGAATGTTTACAGTGAGAGGAGACCGTTTAGGATATTCAAATGGTATTATCATTCTTGCTGCTTTTTCAATCATTCTAATTATTGTATTTAAAGGACAAACCGAACATCTTATTCCGCTTTATGCTGTTGGGGTGTTTCTTCCTTTTACTTTGTCCCAGACAGGCATGATGGTTAAATGGATCCGTGAGAAGCCTGAAGGCTGGATGCTAAAATTGATTACGAATACAATAGGAGCTTTCATAAGCTTTATCGTAACAAT from Cytobacillus dafuensis encodes:
- a CDS encoding alkaline phosphatase, with translation MFKKGLKKKVLPIAVVSLFVIGGLVGALSTAEAEIRNSSIGKVKNIIFMIPDGFSSSYVTNYRWYKGRESLMDSMLVGMIKTYSASSEVTDSAAAGTAMATGEKTNNGMISTSPDGKELKTILEAAEMAGKATGLVVTASLTHATPAVFASHVASRANEMDIAPQFIKNDVDVLLGGGRKYFTEPLLKIAKAKGYEIVNNREQLEMAGSTDKLIGLFATVGLAPELDRDETKEPSLAEMSQKALDVLKKDKNGFFLMIEGSQIDWAGHANDAAWAMKDIEAFENALKEVLEFAKMDKNTLVVIAGDHDTGGMSVGGYGQYDANLEILRNVIATGDFMESKLNADRSNINDIVKEYAKIDLTVEEVQKIKAASKPAIAINKVISKRALVGWTSLVHTGTDVPIYAFGPSSYLFSGLHNNTDLPKLMAQAMNINF
- a CDS encoding DMT family transporter, whose protein sequence is MAWVFLMLAILLEVAGTVSMKLSNGFSKFWPSVLMVVFYLLAFTCLNFSLKQVPVSVAYAIWSGIGTAAIAIIGYYVFQESMNLIKTVSILLIILGVIGLNIGDSEKNTEQSLAKSQQMETGTQEYK
- a CDS encoding APC family permease — its product is MVSELKKVIIGKPLKSHELGEQKLIKTKALAILSSDALSSVAYGPEQILIVLATIGAAAYWYSIPIAIGVLVLLTALILSYRQIIFAYPKGGGAYVVSKNNLGINAGLIAGGSLLVDYILTVAVSVSAGTDAITSAFPALHSYNVAIAIFFVLFITVLNLRGVTESASILAYPVYLFVLAIFILIGVGIYKIVIGGVSPDLHTPIGTPVAGISLFILLRAFASGSSALTGVEAISNAIPNFKDPAPNNAAKTLLLMGVLLALLFSGIIYLAYYYGISPSEKVTVVSQIAESIFGRNFMYFFIQGTTALILILAANTGYSAFPLLAVNLAKDKFIPRMFTVRGDRLGYSNGIIILAAFSIILIIVFKGQTEHLIPLYAVGVFLPFTLSQTGMMVKWIREKPEGWMLKLITNTIGAFISFIVTIVFFLTKFPQVWPILIFLPIIIILFHQIRKHYESVGEQLRINPNEPVVPIEGNIIIVPVAGITQVVENSLNYAKSLSADHIIAVYVSFEREDEKRFEEKWKQWQPDIRLVTLHSYYRSIISPLTKFIDTVEHKASEANYQVTVVIPQFIPKKGWHHILHNQSGLLIHSYLLYRRKVIITTVPYRFKK